The proteins below are encoded in one region of Triticum aestivum cultivar Chinese Spring chromosome 1B, IWGSC CS RefSeq v2.1, whole genome shotgun sequence:
- the LOC123131782 gene encoding uncharacterized protein: MSALLPPPHGPRAAGDPKKTDVAGGKLPPCAAGDPKKPGGGGVRSAAKLALASFLGVVFLFAVDAFLSGAGADRRLRHQYQHYLGAGPAESAPPSWPSVPDPTSFAEDVLGGGRADSAPPSWLSVPNPTNFTGDLLARWLTPGGSPCRDARTVNISVPALDGAAAAGGVTKLSATEIHEFTFWALDGTVLRRCLGGDFFEIDLSGEAWKSRPPVVDNGDGSYTFRLQVAPRFAAGEFHLTIVLLFRSFEGLKFSSARFKYRVELRRIPLLFRPGNASLPALETCRAADFARDVWSGRWTRLARNDKCEDVDDAGRYRCLGPEHPCEAPWCDGPLGALESNGWVYSAHCSFKLFTADAAWRCLDGKWLFFWGDSNHVDTIRNLLTFVLGVEDTSAVTRRFDAVFTNPSGEPGTLRITSIFNGHWNMSMNYLGLHSLRHKGFRQLVRSYFVGDDRVPDVVILNSGLHDGCYWSSVRAYVQATEYAAQFWAGVMAKVRLRGLAVPRVFYRTTVATGGYARDLAFNPNKMELFNGVLVEKMRQHGVLTGGVIDNFDMTFPWHYDNRCNDGVHYGRAPAKLVWRDGKIGHQYFVDLMLGHVLLNAICNG; this comes from the coding sequence ATGTCGGCACTCCTCCCGCCGCCCCACGGGCCACGCGCCGCCGGGGACCCCAAGAAGACCGACGTCGCCGGGGGCAAGCTACCCCCCTGCGCCGCCGGGGACCCCAAgaagcccggcggcggcggcgtccgctcCGCCGCCAAGCTCGCGCTCGCGTCCTTCCTCGGCGTCGTCTTCCTTTTCGCCGTCGACGCCTTCCTCTCCGGCGCTGGCGCCGACCGCCGGCTGCGCCACCAGTACCAGCATTACCTCGGCGCTGGCCCCGCCGAGAGCGCCCCGCCTTCTTGGCCCTCTGTTCCCGACCCCACCAGCTTCGCCGAGGACGTCCTCGGCGGCGGCCGCGCCGATAGCGCCCCGCCCTCCTGGCTCTCCGTGCCCAACCCCACCAACTTCACCGGCGACCTCCTCGCCCGCTGGCTCACACCCGGGGGCTCGCCGTGCCGCGACGCCCGCACGGTCAACATCTCCGTCCCGGCTCTTGACGGCGCCGCGGCGGCGGGGGGCGTCACCAAGCTGAGCGCCACCGAGATTCACGAGTTCACGTTCTGGGCGCTGGACGGCACCGTCCTGCGGCGCTGCCTCGGCGGGGACTTCTTCGAGATTGATCTCTCTGGGGAGGCGTGGAAGTCGCGCCCCCCCGTGGTGGACAACGGCGACGGCTCCTACACTTTCCGCCTCCAGGTTGCGCCCCGCTTCGCCGCGGGGGAGTTCcacctcaccatcgtcctcctcttCCGCAGCTTCGAGGGCCTCAAGTTCTCCTCCGCGAGGTTCAAGTACCGCGTCGAGCTCCGCCGCATTCCTCTACTGTTCCGGCCGGGCAACGCGTCGCTCCCCGCACTGGAGACCTGCCGGGCCGCCGACTTCGCGCGCGACGTCTGGTCCGGCCGGTGGACGCGGCTCGCCAGGAACGACAAGTGCGAGGATGTGGACGACGCCGGCCGCTACCGGTGCCTGGGGCCGGAGCACCCGTGCGAGGCACCGTGGTGCGACGGGCCACTGGGCGCGCTGGAGAGCAACGGATGGGTCTACTCGGCGCACTGCTCGTTCAAGCTCTTCACCGCCGACGCGGCGTGGCGGTGCCTTGACGGCAAGTGGCTCTTCTTCTGGGGCGATTCCAACCATGTCGACACCATCCGCAACCTCCTGACTTTCGTTCTTGGCGTTGAGGACACATCCGCAGTGACACGCCGCTTTGACGCCGTGTTCACAAATCCCAGCGGCGAGCCGGGCACCCTGCGGATCACAAGCATCTTCAACGGCCACTGGAACATGAGCATGAACTATCTCGGCCTGCATTCCCTCCGGCACAAGGGGTTCCGGCAGCTTGTCCGGTCATACTTTGTGGGCGATGATCGTGTCCCCGATGTTGTCATCCTGAACTCTGGCCTCCATGATGGGTGCTACTGGAGCAGTGTCCGCGCTTACGTTCAGGCCACCGAGTATGCCGCGCAGTTCTGGGCCGGCGTAATGGCTAAAGTGCGGTTGCGTGGGCTTGCCGTGCCAAGGGTGTTCTACCGGACGACGGTCGCGACTGGCGGGTATGCTCGGGACCTGGCATTCAATCCAAACAAGATGGAGCTATTCAATGGTGTGCTCGTGGAGAAGATGAGGCAGCATGGCGTGCTCACAGGCGGGGTGATAGACAACTTCGACATGACGTTCCCATGGCACTACGACAACCGTTGCAACGATGGCGTGCACTACGGGCGCGCACCGGCAAAGTTGGTATGGCGGGACGGCAAGATCGGCCACCAGTACTTCGTGGACCTCATGCTGGGGCATGTGCTCCTCAATGCCATCTGCAATGGATGA